In Mongoliitalea daihaiensis, one DNA window encodes the following:
- the dnaN gene encoding DNA polymerase III subunit beta, which produces MKFIVSSSALLKQLSAINGVVTTNPVVPILENFLFEIKEGKLTITASDLQTSMMTEIDVESKEDGNIAVPAKILIETLKNLPEQPVTFSIDHDTYSIEISSDNGRYKLSGENATDFPKIPTVTNATAVDMSTEVLSSAISNTIFATSNDELRPAMTGVYINLSSTNATFVATDGHRLVRYRRVDIASADAASLIIPRKALNLLKSTLPSENVPVTVEFNSSNAYFKFGSIKMICRLIDERFPDYENVIPIDNPNHMTIDRMDFLSSLRRIAIYANKTTHQVRLKLTGSELQISAEDLDFSNEANERLSCEHDGEDIEIGFNAKFLVEMLNNLSSREVTLQFSAPNRAGLIVPSDKSDNEDILMLVMPVMLNNYV; this is translated from the coding sequence ATGAAATTCATTGTTTCCTCCTCTGCCCTTTTAAAGCAGCTTTCTGCTATCAATGGCGTAGTGACTACCAACCCAGTTGTACCCATTTTGGAAAATTTCCTTTTTGAAATCAAAGAAGGTAAATTGACTATTACTGCATCCGACTTACAGACATCCATGATGACTGAAATCGATGTGGAGTCTAAGGAGGATGGCAATATTGCAGTTCCTGCAAAGATTTTAATCGAAACCTTGAAAAATCTACCAGAGCAGCCAGTTACTTTCAGCATCGATCATGATACCTACAGTATCGAGATCAGTTCTGACAATGGCCGGTACAAGCTTTCAGGGGAAAATGCAACTGATTTCCCAAAAATACCTACTGTCACTAATGCTACTGCGGTAGATATGTCTACTGAGGTATTGAGTTCGGCTATCAGCAATACCATCTTTGCTACCAGCAACGATGAATTGAGACCGGCGATGACTGGGGTTTACATCAACTTGAGCAGTACCAATGCGACGTTTGTTGCTACGGATGGTCACCGATTGGTGCGCTACAGAAGAGTAGATATTGCCTCTGCTGATGCAGCGAGTTTGATTATCCCTCGTAAAGCGTTGAACTTATTGAAATCTACTTTACCATCTGAAAATGTTCCGGTAACCGTTGAGTTCAACTCTTCCAATGCCTACTTCAAGTTTGGCAGCATCAAAATGATTTGCCGCTTGATCGATGAGCGTTTCCCAGATTATGAAAATGTAATTCCGATTGACAATCCTAACCATATGACTATTGATCGTATGGATTTCTTGAGTTCCTTGAGAAGGATTGCCATCTATGCCAATAAAACTACGCATCAAGTCCGCTTGAAATTGACAGGTTCTGAATTACAAATCTCTGCTGAGGACTTAGACTTCTCCAATGAAGCAAACGAGCGTCTATCTTGTGAGCATGACGGTGAGGATATCGAAATCGGCTTCAACGCAAAATTCTTAGTAGAAATGTTGAATAACCTTTCTTCCAGAGAAGTTACGCTTCAGTTCTCTGCTCCAAATAGAGCTGGTTTGATCGTACCATCTGATAAGTCTGATAATGAGGATATTTTGATGTTGGTGATGCCGGTGATGTTGAATAACTATGTGTAG
- the gldG gene encoding gliding motility-associated ABC transporter substrate-binding protein GldG — protein sequence MQKNNLISFLIGLGALIAISVILTYIVPFRIDLTEEKRYSLNPATIEFLRQLDEPVEVEILLTGNLPGGMRRLQRSTEEMLRTFDAYASKKISFIYQDPLALPKDVQEEYIVILAEYGINPTNLFVTEDGGQKSILIWPGIVARTEEFETGALILKGERMASNEEILNQSIENLEFELINAIRKLVGEKQYSIGLFMGHGELSEDDGFGFVEALVDDYEVFKIPMEQAKKVEDLDPFAVLIVSGPRESYDERAIYLIDQYLMNGGNVLFLVDALVYDMIQARGDGTVGMPFDHGLDNMLFRYGVRVNKDFIQDINFGYYPVMAGNFGNQEQLVPLPWPFFIKASLMAKHPITKGLDQVLFRFTSSLDTVKADGVRKTPLIFTSEFSRKLSAPVRIAFEDMANEPNIEDFNQAFLPLGYLLEGEFTSVFKNRFLPTGADKTTFQEQGAGGKVLVVGGSSVFTSQSELGTGTPLPLGVDPFNAVTFANRQFLQNTIAYLTEPEGLIASRSKQFKIRPLNKAKVRQEKSFWQWFNVGVPLIFLGLLGGVWFFVRKLKYKNR from the coding sequence ATGCAAAAGAACAACCTCATATCCTTCTTGATCGGTTTGGGAGCATTGATCGCCATTAGCGTCATTTTGACGTATATTGTCCCTTTTAGAATTGATTTGACGGAAGAAAAACGATACAGTTTAAATCCAGCTACGATTGAATTTTTAAGGCAATTGGACGAACCTGTGGAGGTGGAGATCCTTCTGACAGGAAATTTGCCTGGTGGGATGAGGCGTTTGCAACGTTCTACTGAAGAAATGCTCCGTACGTTTGATGCCTATGCATCGAAGAAAATTTCTTTTATCTATCAAGATCCGCTTGCCCTTCCAAAAGATGTTCAGGAGGAATACATTGTGATCCTTGCAGAATACGGTATCAATCCTACCAATTTATTTGTCACAGAAGATGGTGGACAAAAATCCATTTTAATTTGGCCAGGAATTGTTGCTAGAACGGAGGAGTTTGAAACAGGTGCCTTGATTTTGAAAGGGGAGCGAATGGCATCCAATGAAGAAATCTTGAATCAATCCATAGAAAATTTAGAGTTTGAACTCATAAACGCCATTCGAAAGTTGGTGGGTGAAAAGCAATATTCCATTGGTTTATTCATGGGACATGGGGAGTTAAGTGAAGATGATGGTTTTGGTTTTGTAGAAGCCTTAGTGGATGATTATGAGGTATTCAAGATCCCTATGGAACAAGCGAAAAAAGTAGAGGATTTGGATCCTTTTGCAGTTTTGATTGTATCTGGGCCACGAGAAAGCTATGATGAACGAGCTATTTATTTGATTGATCAATACCTCATGAATGGAGGTAATGTACTATTCTTAGTGGATGCATTAGTTTATGATATGATCCAAGCGAGAGGAGATGGTACGGTAGGGATGCCTTTTGATCATGGTTTGGATAATATGTTATTCAGATATGGTGTACGGGTGAACAAGGATTTTATACAGGATATTAATTTTGGCTATTATCCTGTGATGGCAGGTAATTTTGGTAATCAGGAGCAGTTGGTCCCGTTGCCTTGGCCATTTTTCATCAAGGCGAGTTTGATGGCCAAGCATCCCATAACCAAAGGTCTTGATCAGGTATTGTTTCGATTCACGAGTAGCTTGGATACTGTCAAAGCTGATGGGGTGCGAAAGACACCGTTGATATTTACATCAGAGTTTAGTAGAAAATTATCAGCACCTGTACGGATTGCTTTTGAAGATATGGCCAATGAACCCAATATAGAAGATTTCAATCAGGCTTTTTTGCCATTGGGATATTTGTTGGAAGGGGAGTTTACCTCTGTTTTTAAAAATCGGTTTTTGCCTACTGGAGCTGATAAAACTACGTTTCAAGAGCAAGGAGCTGGAGGGAAAGTATTAGTGGTTGGGGGCAGTTCTGTCTTCACGAGTCAGTCCGAATTAGGTACCGGAACCCCACTTCCCCTTGGCGTTGACCCATTCAATGCAGTAACCTTTGCTAATCGACAATTCCTACAAAATACGATAGCTTATCTTACAGAACCTGAAGGATTGATAGCATCTAGGAGTAAGCAGTTTAAAATCAGACCACTCAATAAAGCTAAGGTCAGGCAAGAAAAAAGTTTCTGGCAGTGGTTCAATGTGGGCGTTCCCTTGATTTTCTTGGGACTGCTTGGAGGTGTTTGGTTTTTTGTGCGGAAATTGAAGTACAAAAACAGGTGA
- the gldF gene encoding gliding motility-associated ABC transporter permease subunit GldF, whose product MWALYKKEINAFFGNLSGYLILSLFLVSLGLIVWVFPDTSVLEYGFADLEALFVYAPYVFTFLIPAMTMKMIAEERKSGTWELLMTSPLSISKIILAKYLATISLVLIAVMPTLIYYWSIVQLGQPLGNIDHAGFFGSFIGLLFMGAVFAAIGLFGSALTVHQVVAFVWGVFLCFFLYFGLTALVELNVYSPFALFLEELSLSFHYRSMSRGVIASSNLSYFIFISGLMLLLTGLLIKRR is encoded by the coding sequence ATGTGGGCACTGTATAAAAAAGAAATCAATGCTTTCTTTGGGAACTTGAGCGGTTATCTCATTTTGAGTCTGTTTTTGGTTTCTCTAGGTTTGATCGTTTGGGTTTTTCCTGATACATCGGTTTTAGAATATGGATTTGCTGATTTGGAGGCACTGTTTGTATACGCTCCCTATGTTTTCACCTTTCTGATTCCTGCTATGACCATGAAGATGATTGCAGAAGAACGGAAATCAGGCACTTGGGAATTATTGATGACTTCCCCACTTTCTATTTCAAAAATCATTTTGGCGAAGTACTTGGCGACAATCAGCTTGGTGCTGATAGCTGTTATGCCAACCTTGATTTACTATTGGAGTATTGTACAGCTTGGACAACCGTTAGGCAATATTGATCATGCAGGTTTCTTTGGATCTTTTATTGGACTATTGTTTATGGGAGCTGTATTTGCAGCGATTGGATTATTTGGTTCTGCCTTGACTGTGCATCAAGTGGTTGCCTTTGTATGGGGAGTGTTTTTGTGCTTCTTTCTCTATTTTGGTTTGACGGCTCTAGTAGAGTTGAATGTGTATAGTCCTTTTGCCTTATTTTTGGAAGAGTTGAGTTTGAGTTTTCATTACCGGAGTATGAGTAGAGGAGTGATTGCAAGCAGCAACTTGTCGTATTTTATTTTCATTAGCGGATTGATGCTGCTATTGACGGGTTTACTTATCAAAAGGCGGTAG
- the gldA gene encoding gliding motility-associated ABC transporter ATP-binding subunit GldA: MSLSIQQLSKFYGSQKALNQISFSAEKGQVVGFLGPNGAGKSTTMKIATGYLLADEGDVLVNGISVAKEPHRISQLIGYLPEHNPLYVDMYVREFLSFTGGLYGMSGKSLKNRVEELVGLCGLEREAHKQIQQLSKGYRQRVGLAKALIHDPEVIILDEPTTGLDPNQLVEIRKLIKSISENKTLILSTHIMQEVEAICDKVVIINRGEIVAEDLLVNLTKESGQVSLVLETEEELTLDWFEGIGLMTSSDRTNLLKIHVMDAGNARKAILQVVADKNLNLVSLRQERKNLESIFQQITQS, translated from the coding sequence ATGTCATTATCCATTCAGCAGCTGAGTAAGTTTTATGGAAGCCAAAAGGCTTTGAATCAGATCTCTTTTTCAGCAGAAAAAGGGCAGGTAGTAGGGTTCCTTGGTCCCAATGGTGCAGGCAAGTCTACAACTATGAAGATTGCTACAGGGTATCTGTTGGCAGATGAAGGCGATGTGTTAGTGAATGGAATTTCTGTAGCAAAAGAGCCTCATAGAATCAGTCAATTGATTGGTTATCTACCGGAGCATAATCCCTTGTATGTGGATATGTATGTGCGGGAATTTTTATCTTTTACGGGAGGCCTGTACGGCATGTCCGGAAAAAGTCTTAAAAATCGAGTAGAAGAACTAGTTGGTCTATGTGGACTGGAAAGAGAAGCTCACAAACAGATTCAGCAACTTTCCAAAGGTTACCGACAGCGGGTTGGTTTGGCAAAAGCCTTGATTCATGACCCTGAGGTAATCATCTTGGATGAACCCACCACTGGACTGGACCCTAATCAACTGGTAGAAATCAGAAAACTAATCAAAAGCATCAGTGAAAATAAGACGCTGATTTTGAGTACGCATATCATGCAAGAGGTGGAGGCTATCTGTGACAAGGTTGTTATCATCAATCGTGGGGAAATTGTAGCGGAAGACCTATTGGTCAATTTGACCAAGGAAAGCGGTCAAGTAAGTTTGGTTTTGGAAACTGAAGAAGAACTCACGCTTGACTGGTTTGAAGGAATCGGTTTAATGACCAGTTCCGATCGAACTAACCTCTTAAAAATCCATGTAATGGATGCTGGTAACGCAAGGAAAGCCATTCTTCAAGTTGTTGCTGACAAAAATCTTAATTTGGTCAGTTTGCGACAGGAGCGTAAAAATTTAGAGTCCATTTTCCAACAAATTACCCAATCCTGA
- a CDS encoding metallophosphoesterase codes for MRIYKHFWIATIALVFVLSAIAQAQQATHAFYLTWTDDPTSSISIDWHSDATASTTLKFRKKGTEAWRDFESTVLPYPFSERKVHRVGIGGLSAATTYELMFPGLESVYHFHTMPGDLNTSSIKIAIGGDTMHRKEWFEQTNGIVTSYEPDFVIIGGDMAYENGVAENLQRIYDWFDAYTKTLVTAENRILPCIVAAGNHEVVGGYHSRNPGYEQTNSFRNRIAPYFYSLFSFPGQPGYNVLDFGKYLSLVILDTEHSNPVEGVQTEWLKQTLEERKDFLHVLPIYHVPAFPSVRDYNGTTQTLVRDTWVPIFEQYPIRLAFENHDHAYKRTFPIRNGKIDQTGITYVGDGSWGTEPRPIHSVDDTWYLKVAQSVNAFTLLTIEGSQYSLISLDWEGNVIDSYPQNPLIGK; via the coding sequence ATGCGCATTTACAAACATTTCTGGATTGCAACAATTGCACTTGTTTTTGTTTTGTCGGCAATAGCCCAAGCACAGCAAGCTACACATGCCTTTTATTTGACATGGACGGATGATCCAACTAGTAGCATCAGTATCGATTGGCATTCAGATGCTACTGCAAGCACTACACTCAAATTCCGAAAAAAAGGGACCGAGGCTTGGAGAGATTTTGAAAGCACAGTATTGCCTTATCCTTTTTCAGAGCGGAAAGTGCATAGGGTTGGCATTGGAGGGCTATCAGCGGCGACAACGTATGAGTTGATGTTTCCGGGTTTGGAATCGGTCTATCACTTCCATACCATGCCAGGTGACTTAAATACTTCTAGCATCAAAATAGCTATCGGTGGAGACACCATGCATAGAAAAGAATGGTTTGAGCAAACGAATGGGATCGTTACTTCCTATGAGCCTGATTTTGTGATCATCGGTGGAGATATGGCTTATGAAAACGGCGTAGCTGAAAATCTTCAACGAATCTATGATTGGTTTGATGCCTATACCAAGACCTTGGTAACGGCAGAAAATCGTATTTTACCGTGTATTGTGGCTGCAGGAAATCACGAGGTTGTAGGTGGCTATCATTCTCGTAATCCGGGCTATGAGCAGACCAATTCGTTTAGAAACCGTATTGCACCATATTTTTATTCCTTATTTTCTTTCCCAGGTCAACCAGGATACAATGTATTGGACTTTGGGAAATATTTGAGTTTGGTCATATTGGATACCGAGCATAGCAATCCTGTGGAGGGAGTTCAGACCGAATGGCTCAAACAAACCTTAGAAGAACGTAAAGATTTTTTACATGTATTACCGATTTATCATGTTCCGGCTTTTCCTTCTGTTAGAGATTATAATGGAACTACACAAACCTTGGTGAGGGATACTTGGGTACCCATATTTGAGCAATACCCTATCAGACTTGCTTTTGAAAACCATGACCATGCCTACAAGCGGACGTTTCCTATTCGTAATGGAAAGATTGACCAAACAGGGATTACCTATGTGGGCGATGGTTCGTGGGGCACCGAGCCTAGACCGATTCATTCGGTAGATGATACTTGGTATCTGAAAGTGGCGCAGAGCGTAAATGCATTTACATTATTGACTATTGAAGGCAGTCAATACTCGCTGATTTCATTGGATTGGGAGGGTAATGTGATCGATAGTTACCCGCAAAATCCATTGATTGGTAAATAA